Proteins encoded together in one Bradyrhizobium sp. CB82 window:
- a CDS encoding NifU family protein, giving the protein MLVETQQSRQSAAKESSGREQIVRAVLDEIRPNLKRDGGDCELIGIDGNKIMVKLTGACLFCKLASVTLEGIQERLIERLGEFVRLIPVTKSPRTGHGILRKTHRAADLSGQ; this is encoded by the coding sequence ATGCTCGTCGAGACTCAACAATCAAGACAATCGGCCGCCAAAGAGTCTTCCGGACGGGAGCAGATCGTCCGCGCCGTGCTCGACGAAATCCGGCCCAATCTGAAGCGTGACGGCGGAGATTGCGAGCTTATCGGCATCGATGGCAACAAGATCATGGTTAAGCTCACAGGCGCCTGCCTCTTCTGCAAGCTCGCAAGTGTGACCCTGGAAGGTATCCAGGAGCGGTTGATCGAGCGGCTAGGCGAATTTGTCCGCCTGATCCCGGTCACGAAATCTCCCAGAACCGGACACGGGATACTAAGGAAGACCCACCGTGCGGCCGATCTATCTGGACAATAA